In Juglans microcarpa x Juglans regia isolate MS1-56 chromosome 7D, Jm3101_v1.0, whole genome shotgun sequence, the following are encoded in one genomic region:
- the LOC121239814 gene encoding urease accessory protein F isoform X2, whose amino-acid sequence MKIEPALLSLKRKSDEPGGSSFVPNKKPNSVEDGEEDLIPLHSLQITIPSSTALALTQPHHLMNTFFCPMEDGMDAHIEVEKPTPTDSHLQWSQWQLIDSILPTGGFAHSFGLEAAIQARIISGPEDLRTFVIHVLENTGSLLLPFVFSATISPDLETWQKLDRTLDAMLTNEVGRKASIAQGSALMRVAAAVFSETPSLKSMRDTSVGSGVVSFHHAPIFGLTCGLLGLDSRNSQRAYLFITMRDVISAATRLNLVGPMGAAVLQHQIVVLAEAILTKWMDRTVEEACQTTPLLDTVQGCHAYLFSRLFCS is encoded by the exons ATGAAAATAGAGCCGGCTCTTTTGTCTCTTAAGAGGAAGTCAGATGAACCTGGTGGAAGCTCTTTTGTCCCTAACAAAAAACCCAACTCAGTCGAAGATGGTGAAGAAGATTTGATCCCTCTCCACAGCCTCCAAATCACCATTCCCTCATCCACAGCACTTGCTCTGACCCAACCTCACCATCTGATG AACACTTTCTTTTGTCCAATGGAGGATGGAATGGATGCACATATAGAGGTCGAAAAACCTACTCCTACGGACTCTCATTTACAGTGGAGTCAGTGGCAATTGATTGATTCCATCCTACCTACAGGTGGGTTTGCTCATTCTTTTGGTCTTGAGGCAGCAATCCAAGCCCGCATCATATCGGGTCCCGAGGATCTCCGAACTTTTGTAATCCATGTGTTAGAGAATACTGGAAGCTTACTCCTTCCATTTGTTTTTTCTGCAACAATTTCACCTGATTTGGAAACCTGGCAAAAACTTGACAGAACATTAGATGCAATGCTAACTAATGAAGTGGGTCGAAAGGCATCAATTGCACAAGGATCGGCACTTATGAGGGTGGCTGCTGCTGTCTTTTCAGAAACCCCCTCTCTTAAGTCCATGAGAGATACCTCTGTAGGTTCTGGGGTTGTTTCTTTCCATCATGCTCCTATATTTGGGCTTACATGTGGACTTcttggtttggatagtagaaACTCTCAGAGAGCTTACCTGTTTATCACTATGAGAGATGTTATTTCTGCTGCAACAAGGCTGAATTTGGTAGGACCTATGGGTGCAGCTGTATTGCAGCATCAGATTGTTGTTCTTGCTGAAGCGATCTTGACAAAGTGGATGGACCGTACAGTTGAGGAAGCATGTCAAACAACTCCTTTACTTGATACCGTGCAGGGTTGCCATGCTTACTTGTTTTCTAGACTGTTCTGCTCCTAA
- the LOC121239924 gene encoding RINT1-like protein MAG2L isoform X2, with protein MFAAKFSNSSIATDSEPNQEKLLQAMKFMNDIEEVLISIVKFQPQWCNLLKCVDTRVDKILGVLRPQVLAEHRALLVSLGWPPKLLTSTIESAQISGLPNPLVLMQGNKRECYSHSFVALCALQHLQKRREERQLNILGRKEYSMQLWAIDELVSPIASRMEYHFLKWADQPEFMFALVYKITRDFIAGVDDVLQPLIDKARLVSCSAKEAWVSAMIQILSGFLAKRIFSRLAERYKEKHSKSEVMTSWLHLIDLIVSFDKRMQSLVNLETCLFLVGSESFEGLSRGISVLMIFVDKPDWLKLWAKIELKDACKKLKAELKDERAWKIDNKTGPALHINTDIDQYLLSTREEHKAPFIAEFTLKIAWQLIERCQTMPATFPRLQFIRSAVVKFLWYFFEVLLLRFKRTEFSPDNSDDDALVRLCGLINAARFVESKLQEWSDDVDILEMRIAENDSNLHNKEESIDSSCFFGEEIANLSELETNWLMEIISFILREFENLSWEYVQNKEHFEQQQEQATLAPATMDLVVSSDFVEALDILRSQLHVLKTNLNPKDFLDLWRSVAEGLDHFISCTTLTNEFQFSESGVSQFETDMQALFFIFQPFCARPQAFFPCIKETLKLLQMNKEGIKHLQVVLFTGKNGIKCLHSCGISHLPFDQVDTFLRNRKFET; from the exons ATGTTTGCTGCAAAGTTTTCAAACTCATCAATTGCTACT GACTCTGAACCAAATCAAGAAAAGTTGCTTCAAGCCATGAAATTCATGAACGATATTGAAGAAGTATTGATCAGCATTGTAAAATTCCAGCCTCAGTGGTGTAATCTTTTGAAATGTGTTGATACAAGGGTAGATAAAATTTTGGGTGTTCTCAGGCCACAAGTTCTTGCCGAACACCGAGCCCTTCTTGTTTCTCTTGGATGGCCACCAAAACTTTTAACATCTACAATTGAAAGCGCACAAATATCTGGCCTCCCTAATCCTCTAGTTCTCATGCAAGGTAACAAAAGAGAGTGTTATTCTCATAGCTTTGTAGCTCTTTGTGCTTTGCAGCATCTGCAGAAGCGAAGGGAAGAACGTCAGCTAAATATTTTAGGAAGAAAAGAGTACAGTATGCAGCTTTGGGCCATTGATGAACTGGTATCTCCCATTGCATCACGGATGGAATACCACTTTTTGAAATGGGCTGATCAGCCTGAGTTTATGTTTGCTCTTGTGTATAAAATTACGAGGGATTTTATTGCCGGAGTGGATGATGTGTTGCAGCCTTTGATTGATAAAGCGCGATTGGTAAGTTGTAGCGCTAAAGAAGCTTGGGTTTCTGCAATGATCCAAATTCTGTCCGGTTTTTTAGCAAAGAGGATTTTCTCTCGTCTTGCTGAAAGATACAAGGAAAAACATTCGAAATCTGAAGTTATGACTTCATGGCTTCATCTGATAGACCTTATAGTTTCTTTTGATAAGCGTATGCAATCGCTCGTAAATTTGGAAACTTGTCTCTTCCTGGTAGGATCTGAAAGCTTTGAAGGGCTTTCTAGAGGCATATCAGTATTAATGATATTTGTTGATAAGCCTGACTGGCTCAAGCTTTGGGCAAAGATAGAGCTCAAGGATGCTTGTAAGAAACTAAAAGCAGAACTGAAAGATGAGAGAGCTTGGAAAATCGATAACAAAACTGGACCTGCATTGCACATCAACACAGACATTGATCAATATCTTCTTTCTACTAGAGAAGAACATAAAGCTCCATTCATTGCAGAATTTACCCTTAAAATTGCCTGGCAATTGATTGAAAGATGCCAAACTATGCCAGCCACATTTCCACGTTTACAATTTATCAGATCAGCTGTGGTCAAATTCCTCTGGTACTTCTTCGAAGTTCTGCTTTTGCGGTTCAAGAGAACTGAATTCTCTCCTGACAATTCTGATGATGATGCCTTGGTCAGATTATGCGGACTAATTAATGCTGCCAGATTTGTTGAATCTAAACTGCAAGAGTGGAGTGATGATGTAGACATCCTGGAGATGAGAATTGCTGAAAATGATTCTAACCTCCATAATAAAGAGGAAAGTATAGACTCCAGTTGCTTTTTTGGAGAAGAAATTGCTAACTTGTCAGAGCTTGAAACCAATTGGCTCATggagataatttcttttattcttcgTGAATTTGAAAATCTTTCATGGGAATATGTCCAAAATAAGGAACATTTTGAGCAACAGCAAGAGCAAGCAACTTTGGCTCCTGCAACCATGGATCTAGTTGTGTCAAGTGATTTCGTTGAAGCACTAGACATTCTTAGAAGTCAGCTTCATGTTTTGAAGACTAATCTCAATCCAAAAGACTTCTTGGATTTGTGGAGAAGTGTGGCTGAAGGGCTTGATCACTTCATTTCTTGCACCACTCTCACAAATGAGTTTCAATTTTCTGAGAGTGGGGTCAGTCAGTTTGAAACTGATATGCAAgcattgttttttatttttcagccTTTTTGTGCTCGGCCTCAAGCATTTTTTCCTTGTATTAAAGAGACTCTTAAGCTGTTACAAATGAACAAGGAAGGGATAAAGCATTTGCAAGTAGTTTTATTCACAGgtaaaaatggaataaaatgcTTGCATTCTTGTGGAATTTCCCACCTACCTTTTGATCAAGTTGATACATTTTTGAGGAACAGGAAGTTTGAAACTTGA
- the LOC121239923 gene encoding pentatricopeptide repeat-containing protein At1g71210, mitochondrial: MLSLKHVAKSNAFLSRLATVISTSQSLSSSLSLYPHFYYTASFSSNQNTHFLPASTDFLASSFKDWFKLHNNQLLDRIFGILGAQADDDLPSRRAADLALSQLGLRLSESFVLEVLGYGSDVLSCLKFFDWAGRQPGFHHTRATFYAIFKILSKAKLMSLMLDILHNYKTQRYFHRVRFYDTLVMGYAVAGKPDIALQVFGRMRFQGLDLDSFSYHVLLNALVEESCFDAVDAILKQIQMRGFENGITHSITVKNYCKQNRLDEAEAFLRGLMSEGRELDGHGVSGLVDALCKSNEFEKAGKLVEEFRESGMVAMENAYGVWMRDLVQAGRLDGALEFLRSKKSMEGYVPEVFRYNVLLCRLLRENRLEELCDLLMEMKEGQISPDKVTMNAALCFFCKAGMVDVALKLYNLRFAFGLSLNSMAYNYLINTLCGDGSIDEAYRVLKNSIDQGYFPGRKMFSVLADALCREGKLDKMKELLMVALQRNFMPSTSIYDRFISALCKARRVEDGYLIHGELNRMNKVTSMNTYFNLIHGFNKSNRGDIAARLLIEMQERGHTPTRALFRAVIRCLCDMENPEKQFLKLLEIQLSHHEPNCELYNFFIDGAGHAKRPELAREVFEMMRRSGVEPNRSSHILMLQSYLKSERISDALNFFRDLHQRRKIGGKLYNPMVVGLCKVNKVDVALDLFGEMRDYRIVPSIQCYESLIKLLCSSKKYDTAINLINDLEKLGRHVTSFIGNVLLFHSLKTQELYETWIRLREVQDESSSGGTSMLGLLVGAFSGRVTVSQHIDNLEEVIEKCFPLDTYTYNLLLRRLSRRDMDLACEYFNRMCKRGYEPNRWTYDILVHGFLKRGKKAEARIWLEEMLRNGFDPTEGTINLMGI; encoded by the coding sequence ATGCTCTCGCTGAAACATGTAGCCAAATCTAATGCTTTTCTCTCCCGACTGGCCACCGTGATCTCCACCTCTCAATCCTTGTCTTCTTCTTTGTCTCTATATCCCCACTTCTATTACACTGCTTCTTTTTCCTCTAACCAGAACACTCATTTCCTCCCTGCTTCCACCGACTTCTTGGCCTCCTCCTTCAAGGATTGGTTCAAGCTCCACAACAACCAACTTTTGGACCGAATTTTCGGCATCTTAGGTGCCCAGGCTGACGACGATTTACCCTCCCGCCGCGCCGCCGACCTCGCTCTCTCTCAGCTTGGCCTCCGTCTCTCCGAATCCTTCGTGTTGGAGGTTCTCGGGTATGGCAGTGACGTCCTCTCCTGCCTCAAGTTCTTCGACTGGGCCGGCCGCCAGCCTGGCTTCCACCACACCCGCGCCACCTTCTACGCTATCTTCAAAATCCTATCCAAGGCCAAGCTCATGTCCCTCATGCTCGACATCCTCCACAACTATAAGACACAGCGATACTTTCATAGGGTTCGTTTCTACGACACTTTGGTCATGGGATACGCTGTCGCGGGTAAGCCCGATATTGCGCTTCAAGTGTTTGGTAGAATGCGGTTTCAAGGTCTTGACTTGGATTCTTTTTCTTATCACGTGCTTCTGAATGCTTTGGTGGAGGAGAGTTGTTTCGACGCGGTTGATGCCATTCTTAAGCAGATTCAAATGCGAGGTTTTGAGAATGGGATCACTCATTCGATAACGGTGAAGAATTATTGCAAGCAGAACCGGTTGGACGAAGCGGAGGCTTTCTTGCGTGGGTTGATGAGTGAAGGACGAGAATTGGACGGCCATGGAGTGAGCGGGCTTGTGGATGCGCTTTGTAAGAGTAATGAGTTTGAGAAAGCAGGGAAGTTGGTCGAGGAGTTTCGGGAGTCGGGGATGGTTGCAATGGAGAATGCTTATGGGGTGTGGATGAGGGATCTGGTTCAGGCTGGGAGGTTAGATGGGGCTTTGGAATTCCTACGGAGCAAGAAGTCAATGGAAGGGTATGTTCCTGAGGTGTTTCGGTACAATGTTTTGTTATGTCGGCTTTTGAGGGAGAATCGGCTCGAGGAATTGTGTGATTTGCTGATGGAGATGAAGGAGGGTCAGATATCCCCTGATAAGGTCACTATGAATGCAGCATTGTGCTTTTTTTGTAAAGCCGGGATGGTTGATGTTGCACTCAAGTTGTACAATTTGAGGTTTGCATTCGGGCTCTCTCTTAATAGCATGGCTTATAACTATTTGATCAATACTCTATGCGGTGATGGAAGCATCGATGAAGCATATCGTgtgttaaaaaattctattGACCAAGGCTATTTCCCAGGTAGGAAAATGTTTTCTGTGCTTGCTGATGCTTTGTGCAGAGAGGGAAAGCTTGATAAGATGAAGGAGTTGCTCATGGTTGCCTTGCAGAGGAATTTTATGCCAAGTACTTCCATATACGACAGGTTTATTTCTGCTTTGTGCAAGGCTAGGAGGGTAGAAGACGGGTATTTAATACATGGGGAACTTAACAGAATGAATAAAGTTACCTCGATGAATACTTACTTTAACTTGATACATGGTTTTAACAAGTCAAACAGGGGAGATATTGCAGCGAGACTTCTTATTGAGATGCAAGAAAGGGGTCACACCCCGACTCGAGCCTTGTTCAGAGCTGTTATTAGATGTTTGTGTGATATGGAAAATCCGGAAAAGCAATTTCTCAAATTATTGGAGATCCAGTTGTCTCATCATGAACCCAATTGTGAgctttacaacttttttattgACGGAGCTGGCCATGCCAAAAGGCCTGAGCTGGCTAGAGAAGTATTTGAGATGATGCGGAGAAGTGGGGTTGAGCCCAATCGGAGTTCTCACATTCTTATGTTGCAGAGTTATCTAAAAAGCGAAAGAATTTCTGATGCTTTGAATTTCTTTAGAGATTTGCACCAGAGAAGAAAGATTGGAGGGAAACTATACAATCCCATGGTTGTTGGTCTTTGCAAAGTCAACAAGGTGGATGTTGCATTGGATTTGTTCGGGGAGATGAGGGATTATAGAATTGTTCCAAGTATTCAATGCTACGAGTCTCTAATAAAGCTCTTGTGCTCGAGTAAAAAGTATGATACTGCAATAAACCTTATTAATGATTTGGAGAAACTCGGCCGTCATGTAACATCCTTTATCGGTAATGTACTCTTGTTCCATTCTTTGAAGACTCAAGAGCTTTATGAAACTTGGATTCGTTTGAGAGAAGTACAGGATGAGAGCTCTTCTGGTGGTACTTCAATGCTTGGCCTGCTCGTTGGTGCATTTTCTGGTCGTGTTACTGTGAGCCAACATATTGACAACTTGGAAGAAGTGATTGAAAAGTGCTTCCCGCTCGACACCTACACATATAATTTGTTGTTGAGAAGACTAAGCAGGAGGGATATGGACCTTGCTTGTGAGTATTTCAATCGGATGTGTAAGAGAGGGTATGAACCTAATCGATGGACTTATGACATCTTAGTACATGGCTTTTTAAAACGTGGCAAGAAAGCTGAGGCTAGGATATGGTTAGAAGAGATGTTGCGGAATGGCTTTGATCCCACAGAGGGTACCATTAATTTGATGGGCATCTAA
- the LOC121239814 gene encoding urease accessory protein F isoform X1: MILAIMGSPAADFTFLLNSIHPNTFFCPMEDGMDAHIEVEKPTPTDSHLQWSQWQLIDSILPTGGFAHSFGLEAAIQARIISGPEDLRTFVIHVLENTGSLLLPFVFSATISPDLETWQKLDRTLDAMLTNEVGRKASIAQGSALMRVAAAVFSETPSLKSMRDTSVGSGVVSFHHAPIFGLTCGLLGLDSRNSQRAYLFITMRDVISAATRLNLVGPMGAAVLQHQIVVLAEAILTKWMDRTVEEACQTTPLLDTVQGCHAYLFSRLFCS, translated from the exons ATGATTCTCGCCATTATGGGATCCCCTGCCGCCGACTTTACTTTCTTGCTGAATAGCATTCATCCT AACACTTTCTTTTGTCCAATGGAGGATGGAATGGATGCACATATAGAGGTCGAAAAACCTACTCCTACGGACTCTCATTTACAGTGGAGTCAGTGGCAATTGATTGATTCCATCCTACCTACAGGTGGGTTTGCTCATTCTTTTGGTCTTGAGGCAGCAATCCAAGCCCGCATCATATCGGGTCCCGAGGATCTCCGAACTTTTGTAATCCATGTGTTAGAGAATACTGGAAGCTTACTCCTTCCATTTGTTTTTTCTGCAACAATTTCACCTGATTTGGAAACCTGGCAAAAACTTGACAGAACATTAGATGCAATGCTAACTAATGAAGTGGGTCGAAAGGCATCAATTGCACAAGGATCGGCACTTATGAGGGTGGCTGCTGCTGTCTTTTCAGAAACCCCCTCTCTTAAGTCCATGAGAGATACCTCTGTAGGTTCTGGGGTTGTTTCTTTCCATCATGCTCCTATATTTGGGCTTACATGTGGACTTcttggtttggatagtagaaACTCTCAGAGAGCTTACCTGTTTATCACTATGAGAGATGTTATTTCTGCTGCAACAAGGCTGAATTTGGTAGGACCTATGGGTGCAGCTGTATTGCAGCATCAGATTGTTGTTCTTGCTGAAGCGATCTTGACAAAGTGGATGGACCGTACAGTTGAGGAAGCATGTCAAACAACTCCTTTACTTGATACCGTGCAGGGTTGCCATGCTTACTTGTTTTCTAGACTGTTCTGCTCCTAA
- the LOC121239924 gene encoding RINT1-like protein MAG2L isoform X1, with the protein MEPPVVPALPKYSDLSPHQFAFLEERFRTREDLILRSPHLLAALTRRCADLDDDLRALGRNIARRAVSWISRSFAARTSLHNVTLKLENLSLRTFPQGFRSKMLGEELPQLAKQLKQIEDIRHYIETVLRLEAQIGDLEDAVFCATSRHSGAMFAAKFSNSSIATDSEPNQEKLLQAMKFMNDIEEVLISIVKFQPQWCNLLKCVDTRVDKILGVLRPQVLAEHRALLVSLGWPPKLLTSTIESAQISGLPNPLVLMQGNKRECYSHSFVALCALQHLQKRREERQLNILGRKEYSMQLWAIDELVSPIASRMEYHFLKWADQPEFMFALVYKITRDFIAGVDDVLQPLIDKARLVSCSAKEAWVSAMIQILSGFLAKRIFSRLAERYKEKHSKSEVMTSWLHLIDLIVSFDKRMQSLVNLETCLFLVGSESFEGLSRGISVLMIFVDKPDWLKLWAKIELKDACKKLKAELKDERAWKIDNKTGPALHINTDIDQYLLSTREEHKAPFIAEFTLKIAWQLIERCQTMPATFPRLQFIRSAVVKFLWYFFEVLLLRFKRTEFSPDNSDDDALVRLCGLINAARFVESKLQEWSDDVDILEMRIAENDSNLHNKEESIDSSCFFGEEIANLSELETNWLMEIISFILREFENLSWEYVQNKEHFEQQQEQATLAPATMDLVVSSDFVEALDILRSQLHVLKTNLNPKDFLDLWRSVAEGLDHFISCTTLTNEFQFSESGVSQFETDMQALFFIFQPFCARPQAFFPCIKETLKLLQMNKEGIKHLQVVLFTGKNGIKCLHSCGISHLPFDQVDTFLRNRKFET; encoded by the exons ATGGAACCTCCGGTGGTTCCGGCCTTGCCCAAATACAGCGACCTCTCTCCACACCAATTCGCTTTTCTGGAGGAACGTTTTCGAACCCGCGAAGATCTAATCCTCCGATCTCCTCATCTATTGGCGGCACTCACCAGACGCTGCGCTGATCTGGACGACGATCTCCGAGCCCTTGGAAGGAACATCGCCAGACGAGCTGTTTCGTGGATCTCTCGTTCATTTGCAGCCAGAACCTCCCTTCATAATGTCACTCTCAAGCTTGAGAATCTCAGCCTCCGCACTTTCCCTC AAGGGTTTCGTTCGAAGATGTTGGGCGAAGAGCTGCCTCAACTTGCGAAGCAACTCAAGCAAATAGAAGATATCCGCCATTATATCG AGACTGTTCTACGGTTAGAGGCTCAGATTGGGGATCTCGAGGATGCTGTTTTCTGTGCCACGAGTCGCCATTCCGGGGCCATGTTTGCTGCAAAGTTTTCAAACTCATCAATTGCTACT GACTCTGAACCAAATCAAGAAAAGTTGCTTCAAGCCATGAAATTCATGAACGATATTGAAGAAGTATTGATCAGCATTGTAAAATTCCAGCCTCAGTGGTGTAATCTTTTGAAATGTGTTGATACAAGGGTAGATAAAATTTTGGGTGTTCTCAGGCCACAAGTTCTTGCCGAACACCGAGCCCTTCTTGTTTCTCTTGGATGGCCACCAAAACTTTTAACATCTACAATTGAAAGCGCACAAATATCTGGCCTCCCTAATCCTCTAGTTCTCATGCAAGGTAACAAAAGAGAGTGTTATTCTCATAGCTTTGTAGCTCTTTGTGCTTTGCAGCATCTGCAGAAGCGAAGGGAAGAACGTCAGCTAAATATTTTAGGAAGAAAAGAGTACAGTATGCAGCTTTGGGCCATTGATGAACTGGTATCTCCCATTGCATCACGGATGGAATACCACTTTTTGAAATGGGCTGATCAGCCTGAGTTTATGTTTGCTCTTGTGTATAAAATTACGAGGGATTTTATTGCCGGAGTGGATGATGTGTTGCAGCCTTTGATTGATAAAGCGCGATTGGTAAGTTGTAGCGCTAAAGAAGCTTGGGTTTCTGCAATGATCCAAATTCTGTCCGGTTTTTTAGCAAAGAGGATTTTCTCTCGTCTTGCTGAAAGATACAAGGAAAAACATTCGAAATCTGAAGTTATGACTTCATGGCTTCATCTGATAGACCTTATAGTTTCTTTTGATAAGCGTATGCAATCGCTCGTAAATTTGGAAACTTGTCTCTTCCTGGTAGGATCTGAAAGCTTTGAAGGGCTTTCTAGAGGCATATCAGTATTAATGATATTTGTTGATAAGCCTGACTGGCTCAAGCTTTGGGCAAAGATAGAGCTCAAGGATGCTTGTAAGAAACTAAAAGCAGAACTGAAAGATGAGAGAGCTTGGAAAATCGATAACAAAACTGGACCTGCATTGCACATCAACACAGACATTGATCAATATCTTCTTTCTACTAGAGAAGAACATAAAGCTCCATTCATTGCAGAATTTACCCTTAAAATTGCCTGGCAATTGATTGAAAGATGCCAAACTATGCCAGCCACATTTCCACGTTTACAATTTATCAGATCAGCTGTGGTCAAATTCCTCTGGTACTTCTTCGAAGTTCTGCTTTTGCGGTTCAAGAGAACTGAATTCTCTCCTGACAATTCTGATGATGATGCCTTGGTCAGATTATGCGGACTAATTAATGCTGCCAGATTTGTTGAATCTAAACTGCAAGAGTGGAGTGATGATGTAGACATCCTGGAGATGAGAATTGCTGAAAATGATTCTAACCTCCATAATAAAGAGGAAAGTATAGACTCCAGTTGCTTTTTTGGAGAAGAAATTGCTAACTTGTCAGAGCTTGAAACCAATTGGCTCATggagataatttcttttattcttcgTGAATTTGAAAATCTTTCATGGGAATATGTCCAAAATAAGGAACATTTTGAGCAACAGCAAGAGCAAGCAACTTTGGCTCCTGCAACCATGGATCTAGTTGTGTCAAGTGATTTCGTTGAAGCACTAGACATTCTTAGAAGTCAGCTTCATGTTTTGAAGACTAATCTCAATCCAAAAGACTTCTTGGATTTGTGGAGAAGTGTGGCTGAAGGGCTTGATCACTTCATTTCTTGCACCACTCTCACAAATGAGTTTCAATTTTCTGAGAGTGGGGTCAGTCAGTTTGAAACTGATATGCAAgcattgttttttatttttcagccTTTTTGTGCTCGGCCTCAAGCATTTTTTCCTTGTATTAAAGAGACTCTTAAGCTGTTACAAATGAACAAGGAAGGGATAAAGCATTTGCAAGTAGTTTTATTCACAGgtaaaaatggaataaaatgcTTGCATTCTTGTGGAATTTCCCACCTACCTTTTGATCAAGTTGATACATTTTTGAGGAACAGGAAGTTTGAAACTTGA